gacttgctttcttctgaagatatttggaagaatgttggtaaccgaacaatgacttgcattggttttgtgtctacacatagaagtgaatgggtatgttgttcggttaccaacattcttcaaaatatcgtcttcagtgttctgcggaagaaagttatacaattttgaaatgacaagagggtgagtaaatgctgactatcgctttaataaattgtttttactttaaaaaaaaactgattgCAGAAGGAttgcaataataaaaacaaatatttttttggcatatgaaatgtctgtaaattAGAACCAATTTCCGAgtcttttctgaaaaataaaccaataataaatgttaatggaACCATTTGGGAACTAGCATGAGAAGCAGAATTCTCACCCCATCCATCAGAGAAATCTAGATCTGTTATATTGCCCTCAATCCACTACTTACTTGCTCTAATTGGATTTAAGCAgattaagacaaaaaaaaaatcgGGTCAAATCTTTTCATGTTGGCGCGGCTCCAAAGGAGCGTTATTTCTCATCCCAAATCCCCTTCATCAAACACTTACAACCCAAATCTCTAAATCCCAAAACACAGAGCCAGTGAGTACAGTATATCATCACTACATTTAGTGTGAGATTGTCACGACAGGCATAAGCTGCTCTCTCTGTTGGCTGGCATGGCGACTATGGTTTTTTGCCGTGCCCTCACCTGACTTCACCTCTCAGAGAAACGCAGGCTAAAAAAGGAGCGCGGTGCTGAGTCTGGGCCTGAGTGCCACTTATCACAATGACTCATCAAGCCCCATTAAACCAGTATAAACACCAGAGTGAATTTCACAgcttaatgtttgtgttttactgaAAGGAGAGGGAAACGGCGATGAGATGTTTATATGTGCatctgagagagaaagaagcgTGTTAGAAAGCTGCCTCACTGCCTACATAGGCAGCTACCTTTAAGGCAAGACCATAACAACAATGAAATATGTGAAACGTTATTTGCAGTACACTACATGATGTTGAGTATTAAATGACATAAACTTATATTTCTCTCCCCTTGTGCACCACCTTGGGTGTTCATCGCCAAgttgcaatgcattatgggattgcctTTTTGATAAAGGTTATGAAGTGGTCTTAGAATCTGGTTATCACCAAAAAGTATCTAATGAGACTATGTTGTATCTTTTAAAACATCTTTCCCATCAGTAGTGCCCCTATAATGACTCAAAATGTTGTCtaggtaggcagctcactaAGATTATTAGAAAGGTGTGTGCTAGATGTGTATTTGTGCACAGAGAgatatttggtgtgtgtgtctgtgcagaagaaagactgtgtgtgtgtttcatgagAATGTGGAACTGTAGACACAGCCAGGTCATGAACTCTCCACAACACTCTCATTGTCCAGACGCAGCATGACCCTAACCATAAAACATATCAACCCCACGGGCCGTTCAGCAGTAACTTACACACCTCACATCTGCAGACACAGATGTGTGCAACCTCAAACCTGTCCATCATAACATTCTATTAATACAGAGAATAGAGCtaaattaaatcatttatttcacaagcccttctgacatacagtatgcatttaAATGCAAGAGAATCGAATGAGAAGGATTCTAGTGCCCTCTTTTGGTGTAAACTAGTAATGCACGTGATGTGCTGTAAAGACTTGGGACCTGTCCACCGTGAGAAATTGAAATGTGTGTACTTAATTCTCCACCTACATATtcgaatttataaaaaataaacatagcataatatgtgaagagtttgcttccaaaatgagataactcaaaatcatgtttttttgttgtgcattccaattaatatcaatcaaactgcagttggtttcttttgatttaagccgtaataactaaaaaaatacagctaactaacacaataaaacatgatgacataataaaaaacatgatttttgaatcattttaaaaacggagaaCCAAACTCTTGATGTGCACATACAGATTCATCAGATGTGACCTGCCACCTATTCTAGGGGACAAAATGATCTTGCTCTAAACTACAGCCTGCTGAGCCTCAAGCGTGCTGTCTATGTAGACAGCTCCTTTCTAAAGCACATGAAATAAAGTAACTGACCTGAAATGCTTTTCTTCAGAAAACCCACATAACACTCTATTGCCGACGCCAACGGTATTATCATGCTGCCAAACACAGTCCTCTCAAAGCTACTGTGAGCGATTTCAGCCTTTCACAACCAAATACAATCTGAAACAGAGCCTTTTCCTGACACACGTAAAAAGCATTCGCTCCCTGGTGCTCTCTTACCCAGACAGTTGTAGAGGCCCTGGCTGATCCAGGCCAGGATGGCCAGCGTGATGAGGTCACCAAAGCTGGCAGCAATGGGCGTGGCTACATTATCAGGGTTGATGCCCGTCTTCTTAGAGCCCACGATCACACCCACCATTATTATACCTGAGTCAGAACACGTGAGAAAATGTTGATTTACATGAACAACGGACACTCCACGAGGATTAAAGGTTCATGTGTAGCTCATACCCTGCAGCAGAGATGCTATGAAGGCTGTAGCGACACTGCTGGAACAGAGTAGCACCGCGTGATTGAACTGGAACTTTCCTTCAGGAATCCAGCCCAGTACCACAGCCGCCACCGCTGCCAGGAAGCCAATCACTGTGGCCTGCACCTGAGAGAGACGACGGGTAATACATTCACCACTGTTCAATAGTAAAATCCCCCAAAACTTTTCATTTGATGGGAtatgtttgaaattaaaatatagttgcgccaaaatgaatttctttcattacaacgatgaaatgtaattgatttttttatatggaTGActtggacaaaataaaaaaacggacAATAATGGGAATTCCTTCAGTACTGTTTAAAAGCATCACATGAGACCTCCAGAAGCTGGATGATAAAATGTCAAGAGTACGTTTTTGCAAATTCTAGGTGAAGGGGTAGCCCCTTTAAAGGTgccaaaaaagaaacaaataaacataataaaaataaaaaaaacaattgtcaATCCATTgctttgatgagtttactattgATGTCATAAAGGTATAAAACAGCCAACGCACCCCTCAAAAATGAGTACTCCTTTAAAAACGAAGAGACATTAGGCTGTAAAACCAAATAGTATTTAAGATTCTTCTTTCTTGTTTTACTACGTTTGAGCTCACAAGATGCTCTTTAAACTTTGAATCATGCTGGATTAACATAGACTTATACCATCAGGTCCATTAATCAACCGCATGGTcattaaagcaaaaataaacataccaAATACTAAgacattgacattaaaattgtaattaAAAACTCACATTGTTATGCTGATAATATCTTTGGAATTactgaattgaattaaaacaaggattcgatttttttgcattttcattaACACCTGCTTAAAAAGTactttctttgtcttgtgtacGTGTCAATGAGAAGCATTTCATTCCTCATGATCAAATCTTTGAAATAACGTTTGTATATGTTTTGGGTAAAAACTCTGATGCATAATATTTAGGCGTATTTAAAGCTAGACAAGGTGACATTTCATTCACCTGCATTTgcttgtgtatatacagtaaagaGAAATCTCTCACCTGTTTCAATGCCAAGTTTCCAATAATGAGATTCCATTTCTCTATGGGCGAGTCCATTTTCCCCACATTCACCTAAAGACAGCAAGATTGATGAATACACACTTTTCTCCTTTATCTGCATTCCCCAAACAGAAACATTCTGCGGTGGAACCGAAGCATGCCATCACTCAAGATTTTAACCAGGACACTGGAGGATTACTGTACCCACATcccacaataaaaacactacaTGATACTCAATGTACAAGGGGACTTTTAATGTAGTTAACTTCTTATTACTATGAGGATTTCCGGCATTAAAAAGATAAGCACAGctttcttatttatataaacaaacaccaaGAGGAATAAACCAAAATGAGCTCAATTTTAAATTGAACAAAAAAGTAAGGTCTGTATATTAAAGATTAAGGTATCATCTGAGGACAAGATAACACTGTTTTGGTTTGGGAATGGACGTCTGCCCACAGAGTAACAAGATGGCCGTCTCCATAATAAGGCAACATGGTGCGCGAGTATGTGTGGGTAAGAAAATAAAGGAAGCCGATGTAAATGTGAAACAGCAGTGTGTAGGAGAGAGAGGTTTAAGGAACGGAGAGCAGCTGTGGACGGGTGAACTGAAGGACTCTGACTCCACACCAGAagggtttgtttattttctccaCCTCGAGAGGGGACGACATATTTGCCATGAGAACACGAGACGTTGAACTGCGTGGGTTGAAACCCCTGTGAGCGCTACAGTCCCGgctaccaaaaaataaaatggctcaGTCAGCAGATGATGTTGCCTTATTTATggaaatgaacacttttgtgcctTGGTTACATCAGTAGAAAGAAAAAGATGAAAACTCTTGCATCATTTACTCCCTCTCacgttattccaaacctgtatgactttcattcttctgcagaaaacaaaagacatttggaagagcGTTGGTAATCAAATTACATTGGACCTCGTTGACTtaaattgtatggacacaaaaccagagacatttatcgaaatatcttctcttgAGTTATACAGAAAGAAGAAGgccatacaggttttgaatgacatgagggcaaaTAAATGATAGAAatgatatttttgggtgaactaccccatTCAATTTCAATGAAAAACTGGTAAAACCAACTGGTGACACACGTGAAAGACCAGAGACATTCAGGAGTCATTTCCAGCTTGTGTGTATGCATTCCTTGCTCAGATTTATGGAAAAACGCCAAAGGAGCCATAACCACAATGACAGACTAGCGCTTCGTTATACCACACATGATGATGTACCGAAAGGGAAGGCCCTGACAGGTGTCAGCACGCCTGAAACAGCCTCAGATCACATCATATACTGCATCACGTCTGTCTTACAAGACTGACTCTTGTTGCCGAGTTACAAAATGACACGTGTTGGCACACCCGAACTTATCTCTAGGTGTTATATGACTATAATATTATGATAACAGTAGGTGGTGTATTTAGGCTTTGACAGACTGGCCTTAAAAACACGATGAGTAAGACATCATGTTTGCTTGCGCACGTCATGTGATGTGTTGATACTAACCGCTGTGGAAAGTCTGGAGGCCAGAGTCATCTCCAGGTTTCCTTTCAAACCAAGGAGGGCAGGAACCAGGATGAAGATCTCTGTGATGTTCTTAAAAGCTTCCCAATGCTAAGAAGTAAAAGATTTGCGAGAACAGCGAATGTAAACGGTGCTTGAGAAACCTCAAAACAACCCACTTTCAGGACTCTATTATACTGTGGTGCCTCCTTCCATGCAAGTATATGCCCTCCCAAGCAAAGATCATATGTCTGACCACTAACCACCCAGTCTTACGGCTATCTGTAATCCAATAAGTGTGAAAAAGCTGTCAAGATCTCACCTGTACTATATCCAGTACCACTCCGGCCGAAACCGTCCCAAAGCCAGCCAGGAGAAAGGGCACCAGTATCTGCAGTGCCATGGCCAGCGGCGACTCTTTGGGCATGTTTCTGGCTGTCTGCTGCTGCCCTTCCTCATTGcgctcctcttcttcctccgctTCTTCTCCTGAAAGCCTGACATCGGGCAGCATGGGTTCAGTCTCCGCATATCGACCCTCTCCCGCCTCAGAAAGGCTGATGGACGTTCGGGTGCTCCGGTCCGAGTGACGTCGGGACTCACGGTGGAAGCCATTCTTGAGGGACTCTGGTTTGGGTGTGCCGAGGTCCACCATGGCCAACCGTTCCTCCTGTAGGGCAGTGTAGCCGGAAGGTACCATGGTTTGAAACAAGGAGGGTATGGGTCTTAAAGAGAAGGAGCTGCAGGTTCCCCCAGCCTGAGCGGCCAGACTAGGCCCCAGGGAGCTGAGTACAGCGCCCCCTATGGTTCGGAGGCTCATACTGTAGACTGAAGATAGGTGGGCTCATGGCCCTCGGGACATGGAGAGGACCAGTGGATTAGTTGAAAAGACAGGTGTCCATAACTGGTGTGAAGTTCAAGCACCGCAGCGACTGTAAAAAGCATCAAGAGAAACTGTTATTCGCATTTGCTTTTGATGGTCCTGCATGAAACCTAAAGATGTAAACACTATGATTATGTGCTTTCTTATATTTATTCTGACAGCAGCTGCCATTTGATCTATATGCTGAATTGGCGAACACAGTGCTTAGTACACAGATTACGCTTCAATTACTTAACCATCAATTactaacagtgttgggtgtaactagtaactaagtaattagtcactgtcatttaattacttcccctttgaaaaagtaaagtaagggattactcttatgaagtaattgaactaaatactgtgtaatatattcaatagtggaaatgacatcaaaattataagtctaactttaaatgtatgctttaatgtataattctcacatttgtaaactttggtcagttaataaaaataatttatgtagttatttattatttatttgaatgaattaaaagagccgtttcatgtctatccttgaatcacttctaatcaaggttgatgtaggatatagaaagtaatttggggtattttaagtaaattaagtaataaaaggggtgctgcaacagtgtgtcatgcattctgacttctttacactgttaaacgtgccgtcttctcatgctgaacatggtcaacttgtcaaaaaacgagttgggcgtattacgtagtatttctgtgctcgatacactcccccagcgatcgtacaggtttctgcaaatttttttcgaacatataaaactgtttggtaacaatttttcttagtcccttattggacaattctcccggaaaagcacgcggcacgcccacgcagcagcaaggagagcaggagaacgagcatgcgcagacgtcactttcacttgtgtgcaggagagagagagagagagagagcatacgttcgcaaagttcaggtgtttgtttgttcactgcatttgggtgataaatgttatataaactttatataaagttctgtccagactggactactgcaatgcgctactggctggacttccagcttgcacaaccaaacctctacagatgatccagaatgcggcggcaagagtggtcttcaatgaaccgaagagagctcacgtcactcctctcttcactaagttacattggctccctatagtcgctcgacccgccagatccctattctctgcaaacgaacgacgtcttgtggtgccatcccaaaaaggtaaaaactctcgagtaccttctcgggatcggttccacttatgtggaatgatctgcccgctgctacaagatcagcagattctgtggcatctttaagaatcgtctgaaaacacatctcttgggtcaacacctgaccgatcagttctgacttctatctcttttctactatttcaaaaaaaaaaagatatatatatattttacaacttagctctgtatactgtgataggctatatgagacccgTTTTTGATTGCActtctgctttttgttgtccttatgctGTTGCaactgcttccattgtttccctcatctgtaagtcgctttggacaaaagcgtctgctaaatgactcaatgtacATGTAATGGAGTGTAATAACCAAAACCAAACTAACTCTATAAAGTCCAAAACTGATGATTATTGTATTAGATGATCTCATCTGTCATTGGACATAACATGAAAACAAATAGCCCACACAAGTACAGCACATAAACACAAGTAAATGCTATAATGCATTACAATATAAatgcattatattataaatcTAAGCCAACTGTAGGCAATGTGAATTTCACATAAAGAATGTTAAGGGGACTTTGTAAAAAAGTTTAATTACAACTAAATCTAAATACCAAAACAAAATCATCCCACAAACACAGAATCgctcaaaataacaatgaccaTTTAAATGGTTTAGGTTTATGCAAATATACATCATTTGAATATATTATGTAAGTTATGCGATGCCGtggcagaaagagagaggacAGGTTTAACGTTAGCTGAAACTTGATGCTGAGTTTACGATCTTTAACTAAATATTTGAGATATTTGAAGTTTAAatagtttacattaaaaagACTAAATGTTGTCTTAAgctttaaataaacacattatgTTATGAATTGGAATAATCCCAACACATCACAAAAAACACTTTCCAGCCGCCACATCATAAACACTTAGATCGTAAGATCttgtcaaattaaaatgttttatttatggaTGATGTTACTGAGATCTCTGGATGATCAAATAATCGTATCAGAATGTATTTACCGTGATATCCGTCGATGCAAGTTCGCTTCTTCCCTGAACGCGACACTGGCGCTATGACATCAGCGGCGCGTCATCACTGCCGTGCACTGCGACAGCCGagaatatttcaaaataaaagttcggAATCCAATTTGACAGTTTCAAAGTAGTGTTGGCATGATTATTTTGTATACAGCCAAACCATCAAAAACATGcataaagaataaataaaactgCAATTGAATCATAAGATACTATAATAATTCtggtatttttaaaaatctgtcattgttTAATGGTAAAGATAACCCTGATTCAGAAACGCAAGTGGTCAGGcgagcaaaacaacaacaacaacaacatctataatacattattattgtttttaaatatcaaTCTAATTTAAAAATTCTTAAATTAAAAAGTTGTAATACAGACACCCATAACTATAGGGGGCGCCAAACAAGAGTTCTGCGTCAGATTCAGTGACGGCGGAGTGAGTGACCCTTGAACGCGGAAGTTATATCCTGTAAACACACATGTGGATTGTAGTGGATCGGTCCGTGCGAGTTGCAAATTATGGATCAGACACAGAACAATATTAAGAAAACGTCTTCTAAAGATTTGTTGACATGTGGTGGCGGAAAAGGTAGAGtacattttgttgttatttagcCTGATGGTTTGTAGAAGAGAGCAAGCTATCTCTTCTGAATGTGTTTAAcgttactgtaaagtgttagaTCAACACAACTACCAAGTTTCTAGATTTATATCCCACTTTGTTTTCAGGAATCCACGAGAAACTTCTGTTGAAGTCTAACAGTGGTCATATGCAGACGCAAAGGGTGCCCAGAAGTAATGGTATGCTTTTATTCTTTTGCTTGTTGTAGTTACCATTACTAAAAAAGCATACAAATTCTGATGGTTTTCATTACAAATGCTATTATAAAGcatcagctgtttaccattaCAAAATGTCTTTATGTACTTTACGTAGTAGTGTTTTGGGTCTTATTCCCAATTTCCCGTATGATTCAATGGTGTTCAATTGGTTCTCATccaccagataacatcccaccagtaCAGACCAGAaaacaatacaattcccattataaccattaaatacaTCAGAAGTTTTATGAtggttctgttttttttaagcaggggtgctttatacagtataactgTAGTTTCataatctgtgtgtgtttgtgtggtagTTTTAGACAGACTACAACATTTCCTACCCCAATTTGCCCAGGCCAATGAGACGTTAAAACAGCAGATTGAAGATGCTCCAGCTGGATATTTTGACATTGAAAGTGTGGATGATGCAGAAAAAGTGATTGAAATGGTACATCTAGTTTcacccacatactgtatatgcaaatATGTAGTTaatctatattttttcaaactGAATGAATTTAAAAGCTTATTTTGTCACATAATGTCAATATGTCTTGCAGGATGTGGCTCTGGTTGAGCTGGAGGACAGTAGTGAAGAGGAGGATGAGTCCTCATTATCCTCATCATCCGAGGAAGACAGCTCAGAGGAGGAAGATGTTGTTACTGCAAAAAAGCTCAAACTTCCAGGAGAACGAAAGCGAAAAGCCAACATCCAGGAGCTGGAGAAGGAGGGAGAATGAGATGCATTCTGCCTTCTTGAACTCTAGAGGAGGATATTATTCAAGCAGGTTTTGGTGCCTATTAAACAAAATCCATGTTTTGGAAGCCTCAAGACTGTTATTAGTTTGACACAAGCATGCATCTCTGATCTTATGTCCTGCTACGCAGGCTCAGCCTCATGTCAGTAGTAGACAGTTTATATAAAGTTGAGACATCCCTATGCAGAAGGTGACCGTGGCgtgttttgaaaaacaaatgtttaatacatgtactgtaataATAAGAAAACGTAGAAATTCATTAAAAAGATTTCTGAGGTTCAGGTGATTAAATTTAGAAAACCAAGTCTTCGCAATTTCCGTTCTTTATTGTAAAAATGGTTTACCTACGCTCTTTCAGTTTTTTATCACTGGTAATATAAAGGTTGTAATACTGTTGTGTGTAATGACATTTGGCAAGTGACACGTTCAGTGTGACTGTTAGCTTATACAGAAGACTAAAACACTGATAATAATTTGAACAGCATAACATTTCTCTGTTGTCAAAAGCATCACGAGGGATCGTAAACCTTCAGCAGATACCTGACAGCAACTACtttctgtcatttttcattGTCACGTTGTTCACATTGTAAGGTTCACAGTGttgttgtgtatttgtgtaaatTACTATTACATCAAACCAAGCCTAtaattttatacaaaataaattacttCCCTGGAAAGAGAAGGGTGTGTTTATATTATTtccattcaacattttcaattatCTTAAGTCTGTCTGGAAtgcaaaattaaatatataaaataagacCATTTGTCATATCTAATGAAATATATACAGTTACGATAAAAAGGATGATGTTGAAATGCTATGCATATTATAAACCTTAAAGATGTACACATGTGATAATACAGATTTTGTAGTGGCAGTGATATGACACGGGTATTAAATACTAAGACACTAAGTCTTAACATGACGACATTGTGTGTTAAAATCACGAGGTGAACAACTTATTGAACACAAAGTAAAACTCCCCCAACCACGCACGACTTGACACAGCAACAA
The nucleotide sequence above comes from Triplophysa rosa linkage group LG24, Trosa_1v2, whole genome shotgun sequence. Encoded proteins:
- the slc41a2b gene encoding solute carrier family 41 member 2 isoform X1, with the translated sequence MSLRTIGGAVLSSLGPSLAAQAGGTCSSFSLRPIPSLFQTMVPSGYTALQEERLAMVDLGTPKPESLKNGFHRESRRHSDRSTRTSISLSEAGEGRYAETEPMLPDVRLSGEEAEEEEERNEEGQQQTARNMPKESPLAMALQILVPFLLAGFGTVSAGVVLDIVQHWEAFKNITEIFILVPALLGLKGNLEMTLASRLSTAVNVGKMDSPIEKWNLIIGNLALKQVQATVIGFLAAVAAVVLGWIPEGKFQFNHAVLLCSSSVATAFIASLLQGIIMVGVIVGSKKTGINPDNVATPIAASFGDLITLAILAWISQGLYNCLDSHPYVSSLVCAFFMSLTPLWMVISSKHPASRQLLYSGWEPVITAMFISSIGGLILDKTVSDPNLAGIVVYTPVINGIGGNLVAIQSSRISTHLHFHSAPGEVPDEAKGCYYPCRTFCGTGANHRSAQVLLLLVLPGHLIFLYTIDLMERGHTTLTPVFMLVYLAAALFQVFLLLCIADWMVHSMWKSGKDPDSFSIPYLTALGDLLGTALLALSFHFLWVIGDRDSDVGD
- the slc41a2b gene encoding solute carrier family 41 member 2 isoform X2; protein product: MSLRTIGGAVLSSLGPSLAAQAGGTCSSFSLRPIPSLFQTMVPSGYTALQEERLAMVDLGTPKPESLKNGFHRESRRHSDRSTRTSISLSEAGEGRYAETEPMLPDVRLSGEEAEEEEERNEEGQQQTARNMPKESPLAMALQILVPFLLAGFGTVSAGVVLDIVQHWEAFKNITEIFILVPALLGLKGNLEMTLASRLSTAVNVGKMDSPIEKWNLIIGNLALKQVQATVIGFLAAVAAVVLGWIPEGKFQFNHAVLLCSSSVATAFIASLLQGIIMVGVIVGSKKTGINPDNVATPIAASFGDLITLAILAWISQGLYNCLDSHPYVSSLVCAFFMSLTPLWMVISSKHPASRQLLYSGWEPVITAMFISSIGGLILDKTVSDPNLAGIVVYTPVINGIGGNLVAIQSSRISTHLHFHSAPGEVPDEAKGCYYPCRTFCGTGANHRSAQVLLLLVLPGHLIFLYTIDLMERGHTTLTPVFMLVYLAAALFQTER
- the nopchap1 gene encoding uncharacterized protein C12orf45 homolog yields the protein MDQTQNNIKKTSSKDLLTCGGGKGIHEKLLLKSNSGHMQTQRVPRSNVLDRLQHFLPQFAQANETLKQQIEDAPAGYFDIESVDDAEKVIEMDVALVELEDSSEEEDESSLSSSSEEDSSEEEDVVTAKKLKLPGERKRKANIQELEKEGE